A stretch of Vigna angularis cultivar LongXiaoDou No.4 chromosome 4, ASM1680809v1, whole genome shotgun sequence DNA encodes these proteins:
- the LOC108347558 gene encoding uncharacterized protein LOC108347558 isoform X2, translated as MNTAHSKAIFEKGFVGEVHVFLANPHTYMNLSGESGLKSELEKASPTFGRGATYLKELRIKALPRGRTGRRPTRKDPNSEMKLLDI; from the exons ATGAACACTGCCCATTCCAAAGCCATTTTCGAAAAAG GTTTTGTTGGTGAAGTTCATGTCTTCCTTGCAAATCCTCATACTTACATGAATCTGAGTGGTGAATCA GGTTTAAAATCTGAGTTAGAAAAGGCTTCACCTACTTTTGGCCGTGGTGCTACATACTTGAAGGAATTACGCATTAAGGCCTTACCAAG GGGGAGGACTGGTAGAAGACCAACAAGGAAAG ATCCAAACAGTGAGATGAAGCTTTTGGACATTTGA
- the LOC108347558 gene encoding uncharacterized protein LOC108347558 isoform X1, which translates to MFIVFMNFCASWFVAGFVGEVHVFLANPHTYMNLSGESGLKSELEKASPTFGRGATYLKELRIKALPRGRTGRRPTRKDPNSEMKLLDI; encoded by the exons ATGTTTATTGTATTCATGAATTTTTGCGCAAGTTGGTTTGTTGCAGGTTTTGTTGGTGAAGTTCATGTCTTCCTTGCAAATCCTCATACTTACATGAATCTGAGTGGTGAATCA GGTTTAAAATCTGAGTTAGAAAAGGCTTCACCTACTTTTGGCCGTGGTGCTACATACTTGAAGGAATTACGCATTAAGGCCTTACCAAG GGGGAGGACTGGTAGAAGACCAACAAGGAAAG ATCCAAACAGTGAGATGAAGCTTTTGGACATTTGA